A part of Vulcanisaeta moutnovskia 768-28 genomic DNA contains:
- the glyA gene encoding serine hydroxymethyltransferase: MDPDSVLNEVLDIVKTHNKWRRLEAINLIPSENVMSPLAEYVYLNDMEGRYAEGTLGSRYYQGTKYIDRLEGLLAGLMGQLFHARFVEVRPISGTIANAAVYAALTQPDVTIMSVPLNSGGHISHKTTGAPGIFRLKVVDLPWDNDEFNVDVGKSIKLIKEVKPKLVILGGSVYLFPHPIKELLDAIHEVNAVLLHDSAHVLGLIAGGVFPNPLDLGADVMTSSTHKTFPGPQGGVIFTNREDLFKSIQKTVFPGLTSNYHHHRYAATAVTAIEMMKFGKAYAEQVVNNARALAEELHALGFNIVAENKGFTRTHQVLVDVSRVGGGTKSAVLLEEANIIVNKNALPWDRGFRDPSGLRLGVQEMTRFGMGKDEMRIIAEFMARVLIKREDPSNVRKEVMEFRREFTQVKYGLTPRDVGIDFNISMLM; this comes from the coding sequence ATGGATCCAGATTCAGTATTAAATGAGGTATTAGATATAGTGAAGACGCATAATAAATGGCGTAGGTTAGAGGCAATAAACCTCATACCCAGTGAAAACGTAATGTCACCATTGGCGGAATACGTGTATTTAAATGATATGGAGGGAAGGTATGCGGAGGGCACATTAGGTAGTAGGTACTATCAAGGGACTAAGTATATTGATAGGCTTGAGGGGCTTCTTGCGGGCTTAATGGGACAGTTATTCCACGCAAGGTTCGTTGAGGTTAGACCTATTTCAGGCACTATAGCCAATGCTGCGGTTTATGCGGCACTTACACAGCCTGATGTCACTATAATGTCTGTCCCGCTTAATTCAGGTGGGCATATAAGCCATAAAACAACGGGCGCGCCAGGAATTTTTAGATTGAAGGTTGTGGATTTGCCGTGGGACAATGACGAATTCAATGTTGATGTTGGCAAGAGTATTAAGTTGATTAAGGAGGTTAAACCAAAACTCGTGATTTTAGGAGGTTCTGTATACTTATTCCCACATCCTATTAAGGAACTTCTTGATGCTATTCATGAGGTGAATGCCGTATTACTCCATGACTCAGCTCATGTACTTGGATTAATAGCTGGTGGAGTATTTCCAAATCCACTTGATCTAGGCGCCGATGTCATGACGTCATCAACGCATAAGACATTTCCCGGTCCTCAGGGTGGTGTGATCTTCACAAATAGGGAGGATTTATTTAAGAGCATTCAAAAGACCGTATTTCCCGGCCTAACATCTAATTATCATCATCATAGGTATGCCGCAACTGCCGTGACTGCAATAGAAATGATGAAGTTCGGTAAGGCATATGCCGAACAAGTCGTTAATAATGCACGGGCACTAGCTGAGGAATTACATGCCCTTGGATTTAATATTGTGGCTGAGAATAAGGGGTTCACGAGGACTCACCAGGTTCTTGTTGATGTTTCGAGGGTTGGTGGTGGCACGAAATCCGCTGTTTTGCTCGAGGAGGCTAACATCATAGTGAATAAGAATGCGCTTCCCTGGGATAGAGGATTTAGGGACCCAAGTGGGCTTAGGCTTGGTGTTCAAGAAATGACTAGGTTTGGCATGGGTAAGGATGAAATGAGAATTATCGCGGAATTTATGGCTCGTGTTCTCATAAAGAGGGAGGATCCAAGTAATGTTAGGAAGGAAGTGATGGAGTTTAGAAGGGAGTTTACGCAGGTTAAGTATGGCTTAACGCCAAGGGATGTTGGTATTGATTTCAATATAAGTATGTTAATGTAA
- a CDS encoding ATP-dependent DNA ligase, giving the protein MKFIDVVRVLESIEATTQRTVMAKLLSSLLKKTPPDVIDKVIYFILGQLRPDWEGVELGVAEKFTFRAIANATGASVKQVEDLYKKIGDIGETAKRIMSSKPQQGGGKSILEFFGGGGIEELTMGKVYDTLMSIAKASGEGAQDTKVKLLIYLFSRAKPEEAKYIARFVIGRLRLGVADMTILDALSDAYKVSRDALERAYHIYPDLGYIAKMVAQEGQNALSKIHVTPGVPIQPMLAERLSTAAEILAKLGGTAMVEYKYDGERAQVHRTRDGEVRIFSRRLENITYAYPDVAEYVKEAIDAKEYIVEGEIIAIDPDTGEFRPFQELMHRKRKHDVKEAMKEYPVNIFLFDVMYVDGQDLTNLPLIDRKRRLLEILKPSEYVHLATWRVINDAEELDKFFHEAISDGCEGVMCKSIKADSIYEMGARGWLWIKYKRDYRSELTDTLDLVVVGAFWGRGKRAGTYGALLIAAYDPKTDQFYTVSKVGSGFTDEDLVKLKQMLDPYRIPHRHPRVVSKMEPDVWFVPAVVLEIIGAEITLSPLHTCCVGSVRSDVGLAIRFPRFTGRYRTDKSPEQATTVDEILEMYKEQKKVKVEEGPNP; this is encoded by the coding sequence ATTAAATTCATCGATGTTGTGAGAGTTCTTGAGAGTATTGAGGCAACTACTCAAAGGACTGTCATGGCCAAGTTACTATCATCTCTCCTAAAGAAGACGCCACCGGATGTTATTGATAAGGTTATTTACTTCATACTTGGTCAGTTAAGGCCTGATTGGGAGGGTGTGGAGCTTGGTGTCGCTGAAAAGTTCACCTTTAGGGCTATTGCCAATGCCACTGGGGCCTCTGTTAAGCAAGTCGAAGATTTATATAAAAAGATTGGCGATATTGGCGAAACCGCGAAGAGGATAATGAGTAGTAAACCTCAGCAGGGTGGCGGTAAGTCAATACTTGAGTTCTTTGGTGGTGGGGGTATTGAGGAATTGACAATGGGTAAGGTCTACGATACGTTAATGTCAATAGCCAAGGCAAGCGGTGAGGGTGCCCAAGATACTAAGGTTAAGCTCCTAATATACCTATTCTCAAGGGCTAAGCCTGAGGAGGCTAAGTACATTGCTAGGTTCGTGATTGGTAGGTTAAGGCTTGGTGTTGCTGACATGACCATACTGGATGCCCTGTCTGATGCTTATAAGGTGTCTAGGGACGCCCTTGAGAGAGCCTACCACATTTACCCAGACCTTGGTTATATAGCAAAGATGGTTGCCCAGGAGGGTCAGAACGCCTTAAGTAAGATCCATGTGACGCCGGGTGTACCCATCCAGCCAATGCTTGCGGAAAGATTGAGTACAGCAGCTGAGATACTGGCTAAGCTAGGTGGTACTGCAATGGTTGAGTATAAGTATGATGGCGAAAGGGCTCAGGTGCATAGGACTAGGGATGGCGAGGTTAGGATCTTCAGTAGGAGACTTGAGAACATCACGTATGCTTATCCAGACGTTGCTGAGTATGTTAAGGAGGCCATTGATGCCAAGGAGTACATAGTGGAGGGTGAGATAATAGCTATTGATCCGGACACGGGTGAGTTTAGGCCCTTCCAGGAGTTAATGCATAGGAAGAGGAAGCATGATGTCAAGGAGGCGATGAAGGAGTACCCAGTCAACATATTCCTGTTTGATGTTATGTATGTCGATGGACAGGACCTAACGAATTTACCACTGATTGATAGGAAGAGAAGGCTGCTCGAAATTCTCAAACCAAGTGAGTATGTCCATCTAGCGACTTGGAGGGTAATTAATGATGCTGAGGAACTTGATAAGTTCTTCCATGAGGCCATAAGTGATGGTTGTGAGGGAGTCATGTGTAAGTCCATTAAAGCTGACTCCATTTATGAAATGGGCGCCAGGGGCTGGCTCTGGATTAAGTATAAGCGTGACTATAGGAGTGAATTGACGGATACCCTGGACTTAGTCGTTGTTGGCGCCTTCTGGGGCCGTGGTAAGAGAGCTGGCACGTATGGTGCATTGCTTATTGCTGCCTATGACCCTAAGACTGACCAATTCTACACAGTGAGTAAGGTGGGTAGTGGATTTACCGATGAGGACTTAGTAAAGCTTAAGCAGATGCTTGACCCGTATAGGATACCGCATAGGCATCCAAGGGTTGTCTCTAAGATGGAGCCTGATGTTTGGTTTGTACCTGCCGTCGTCCTTGAAATAATCGGCGCTGAAATAACCTTAAGTCCACTCCACACTTGTTGCGTGGGTAGCGTAAGATCCGATGTTGGACTGGCCATTAGATTCCCAAGATTCACGGGACGCTATAGAACCGATAAATCACCAGAACAAGCAACAACAGTGGATGAAATCCTCGAGATGTATAAGGAGCAGAAGAAGGTCAAGGTTGAGGAAGGCCCTAACCCATGA
- a CDS encoding carbohydrate kinase family protein, which yields MGNLNLDIYVKTDAIPRPDESVDAYETYMGGGGSAANFSVAVARLGLGSRFLGSVGNDQFGDMLIKELESEGVDTKFIKRISHEKTGTVIVIVGLDGSKRMIRYSGANLGLTPNDITNDVMNGVSHVHVALGRTEIIEVAKRIAKSMGLTVSVDGGTPLAKKGLDVIKDIMNDVDIWFMNSFEARELGHSENVVKAAENIVSRVRVRELIVTLGPRGALLLRDGEVKYSDAFKVPPIDTTGAGDTFAAAYTVASVLDLDPIDKLVFANATASLKVTKRGARSSPKLNEVLDFLNSLGYAKLTNEILTQLGQF from the coding sequence ATGGGTAACCTAAACCTAGATATTTACGTTAAGACCGATGCTATACCAAGACCCGATGAGTCGGTTGACGCATATGAGACCTATATGGGTGGTGGAGGTTCTGCTGCTAATTTCTCCGTTGCAGTGGCAAGGCTTGGGCTTGGCTCTAGGTTCCTTGGGTCCGTGGGTAATGACCAATTCGGCGACATGCTGATTAAGGAATTGGAATCCGAGGGTGTTGATACAAAGTTCATAAAGCGCATTAGCCATGAAAAGACTGGAACAGTGATTGTGATTGTGGGTCTCGATGGCTCTAAACGAATGATTAGGTATTCAGGGGCTAACCTGGGATTAACACCCAACGATATTACTAATGATGTCATGAATGGTGTATCACACGTCCACGTGGCCCTCGGTAGAACCGAGATTATCGAGGTAGCAAAGCGCATTGCCAAATCCATGGGGCTAACCGTCTCTGTTGATGGAGGTACACCATTGGCTAAAAAGGGGCTTGATGTGATTAAGGATATAATGAACGATGTTGATATTTGGTTCATGAACAGCTTTGAGGCCAGAGAACTAGGTCATTCAGAAAATGTTGTTAAGGCCGCCGAGAATATAGTGAGTAGGGTTAGGGTTAGGGAGTTAATAGTTACGCTTGGCCCCCGCGGGGCATTGTTGCTTAGAGATGGTGAGGTTAAGTATTCAGATGCATTTAAGGTTCCTCCAATAGATACGACCGGTGCTGGTGACACATTTGCTGCGGCTTACACTGTTGCTTCCGTACTAGACCTGGACCCAATAGATAAACTTGTTTTTGCTAATGCAACCGCATCACTTAAGGTTACTAAGAGGGGGGCTAGGTCGTCACCTAAGTTAAATGAAGTACTTGATTTCCTGAATTCTCTTGGTTATGCTAAGTTGACCAATGAAATATTGACTCAACTCGGGCAGTTCTAA
- a CDS encoding nucleotidyltransferase family protein — MLKIIILTAGLGERLRPLTYLVPKPYLPLRDGLIIEHILSWIKSQDLHYDDLIIVTAYMTDKILSLLGNAMRNIRFVTADQLLGTAGQLWYVRELVNDNDDVIIINGDVLTDASLIKALEYHKSNNADITIISINYKLTARYGVLDIGPNGEFRGWLEKPTITLPIVTGIYILRGSLIKRLNKERLDMNKYIETLRQMGLKIIVYLMDGNYIDLGVPQDYLNSLVT; from the coding sequence ATGTTAAAAATAATTATCTTAACTGCAGGTTTAGGGGAGAGATTAAGACCACTCACTTACTTGGTTCCTAAGCCATACTTACCACTTCGTGATGGATTAATAATTGAGCATATACTGAGTTGGATTAAATCACAGGATTTGCATTATGATGACCTCATCATAGTGACAGCATACATGACGGATAAGATACTTTCGTTATTGGGTAATGCCATGCGCAATATTAGATTTGTTACAGCAGACCAATTACTTGGTACTGCTGGGCAGTTATGGTACGTGAGAGAATTAGTTAATGATAATGATGATGTTATCATAATAAATGGCGATGTATTAACTGATGCATCTCTTATAAAAGCCCTTGAATACCATAAGTCAAATAATGCAGATATAACGATAATCTCAATAAATTATAAGCTAACTGCTAGGTATGGAGTACTTGATATTGGTCCTAATGGCGAGTTCAGAGGATGGCTTGAGAAACCCACCATTACATTACCAATAGTCACTGGCATATACATATTGAGAGGTTCATTGATTAAAAGATTGAATAAAGAAAGACTCGACATGAATAAGTACATCGAGACCTTACGGCAGATGGGCTTGAAAATAATTGTTTATTTAATGGATGGTAATTATATAGACCTTGGAGTGCCTCAGGATTATTTGAATTCATTAGTAACATGA
- a CDS encoding cation diffusion facilitator family transporter, which produces MRSLSMYMKNEKTRVALLSLLASLSITIMNITAWLLTNSLAVLAETMHTFLDILVTTITLVAVSVGSKPPDREHPFGHGKAESIGGLFGSLFIIIAGILIGYESAERIIMRIPFSPDIIAIIVMSMAIIIDVNRSRALRRVAIKWNSRALEADSYHFMSDIAISALVVVLMSVGLVMERLNVGLFDRWGTLLDAMVAFGIVIYFSIIGIRLMRTSIDELMDRSSEELIGRITNITKSVPGVISVKNVRARRAGSMAHIEVTIGVSDHLSISKAHDIADNVESAIKHEIGSSIVMVHVEPELREKVEKVLAGVRDPLIINIHELNIIDSPNNDAIVSMHVVIKSNAKLSDISKVISEIESKVRQVIPNAKVWIHLEPDKKIININEIRKVAENISSKYGGRVGDVRIIDIEGVSIMQILVYLPQSMSIVEAHDVATEIEEEIAKIYSMPHHVTVSVLPDTKAL; this is translated from the coding sequence ATGAGAAGTTTATCTATGTATATGAAGAACGAGAAGACTAGGGTAGCCCTCCTTTCATTATTAGCTTCATTATCGATAACCATAATGAATATTACTGCATGGCTCCTCACAAACTCCTTGGCCGTGCTTGCCGAGACAATGCATACATTCTTAGATATCTTAGTGACGACAATAACACTGGTCGCAGTTAGCGTTGGTTCTAAGCCACCTGATAGGGAACATCCCTTTGGCCATGGTAAGGCCGAGAGCATTGGTGGACTCTTTGGTTCCTTATTCATAATCATTGCTGGCATACTCATTGGCTATGAAAGTGCAGAACGTATAATAATGAGGATACCATTCAGCCCGGATATTATTGCAATCATTGTTATGTCCATGGCAATAATAATCGATGTAAATAGGTCAAGGGCATTAAGAAGAGTGGCAATAAAATGGAACAGTAGAGCTCTCGAGGCTGATTCCTATCACTTCATGAGTGATATTGCAATCTCTGCGTTGGTTGTGGTTCTCATGTCTGTTGGCCTAGTAATGGAAAGACTGAACGTTGGCTTGTTTGATAGGTGGGGTACCTTGCTTGATGCCATGGTTGCCTTTGGAATTGTCATTTACTTTTCAATAATTGGTATTCGCCTAATGAGGACATCAATAGATGAATTAATGGATAGGTCATCTGAGGAACTCATTGGGAGGATTACTAACATTACTAAGTCTGTACCTGGCGTTATATCCGTAAAGAATGTTAGGGCCAGGAGGGCAGGTTCCATGGCTCATATAGAGGTAACAATAGGCGTCTCTGATCACTTAAGTATTTCTAAGGCCCATGACATTGCTGATAATGTAGAATCCGCCATAAAACATGAAATCGGTTCATCAATTGTTATGGTTCATGTAGAACCTGAACTTCGTGAAAAGGTGGAAAAGGTGCTTGCTGGTGTTAGGGATCCATTAATAATTAATATTCATGAACTAAATATAATAGATTCTCCAAATAATGATGCTATAGTTAGTATGCACGTAGTTATTAAAAGTAATGCTAAGTTAAGCGATATTAGTAAGGTTATAAGTGAAATAGAGAGTAAGGTAAGGCAGGTAATACCCAATGCCAAGGTTTGGATTCACTTAGAGCCTGATAAGAAAATCATTAACATCAATGAAATAAGGAAGGTGGCTGAAAATATTAGTTCTAAGTATGGTGGTCGTGTAGGTGATGTTCGCATTATCGATATTGAGGGCGTAAGCATTATGCAGATACTTGTATATTTACCGCAGAGCATGAGCATCGTTGAGGCGCATGATGTGGCCACTGAGATAGAGGAAGAAATAGCTAAGATCTATAGTATGCCTCACCACGTTACTGTTTCGGTGCTGCCCGATACCAAAGCCTTATAA
- a CDS encoding DUF2067 family protein, whose product MRRELVFTFNNINEALTFMEMITNKIKSKEVLIRYDTGSGIRVWVSIQGEPHEVELYIMEIKRLYNDIKLMRGKFGVRTYDISFILSKARLSAAIPIDLIIDLLHIKGINAEIEGSRIKVVGDVKLENLISTAEGISRIYDEMIDMEISAQAKRVIALYSMLLGKDVKDSIKELLNNGLLSKYGDTEMLVLSMDYKHALSKLQEMIENERNTN is encoded by the coding sequence GTGCGCAGGGAATTAGTATTCACGTTTAATAATATAAATGAGGCATTAACATTCATGGAGATGATTACAAATAAGATTAAGAGCAAAGAGGTGCTTATTCGCTATGATACTGGTAGTGGGATTAGGGTCTGGGTCTCAATACAGGGCGAGCCCCATGAAGTTGAGCTTTATATCATGGAGATCAAGAGACTATATAATGATATTAAGTTAATGAGGGGTAAATTTGGTGTTCGCACTTATGATATATCCTTCATACTCAGTAAGGCAAGGCTTAGTGCTGCCATACCCATTGACCTAATCATTGATTTACTCCATATTAAGGGTATAAATGCGGAAATTGAGGGTTCTAGGATAAAGGTTGTGGGTGATGTCAAGCTTGAGAATTTAATTAGTACTGCTGAGGGAATCTCTAGGATTTATGATGAAATGATTGATATGGAAATATCAGCACAGGCAAAGAGAGTGATTGCACTTTACTCAATGCTATTGGGTAAGGATGTTAAGGACAGTATTAAGGAGTTACTTAATAATGGGTTATTATCTAAGTATGGAGACACAGAAATGCTTGTACTATCAATGGACTATAAACATGCCTTATCCAAACTCCAGGAAATGATAGAGAATGAGAGAAACACAAATTAA
- a CDS encoding glycosyltransferase, which translates to MSGNEYFEVKELTKQIIQQYVMNQYPWGIITRPLTPVALMILSITYIITITTLILSFIQIVVLVRYSMASLRYVKTYRRNNLSIKNIPVHKLPFVSILIPIKNENVLTIKRNLENIASLNYPRELLEVLYISDDPEYYVNGLTKIIGSMMHKLGVNARIIRRVNNTGYKGGALNYGIKHAKGDVIAVFDVDTIMPSDYLMKAVNALLNGYDAITAVWKGYYTVDNVISRLLKFMYDVYNEVFIRGRFLSGGFPAITGNNLVIWRKVLYSVNGFCECTGEDLDLSIKLRSRGYKVGLIDSDVYCEVPYTYPSFKKQFSRWLFNSIWNMKHNLSLLITSNKTTFWEKIDGLLWMLQFPSMSFAALSILVTVILSIIGVLVPPISILFLEAINAIIVIPLTIILLLISRRVGYGMWDFITNAVRSVLLTILMSFPMLAYSIESLLIDEWEWVPTPKGQLTHSYSFLKDLIHELSIILVLIAVMIILVLSNQVLTTLYIASILAILLYGFKLIIPHRY; encoded by the coding sequence ATGAGCGGTAATGAGTATTTCGAGGTTAAGGAACTGACTAAGCAAATAATTCAGCAGTACGTGATGAATCAATATCCCTGGGGAATAATAACAAGGCCATTAACACCAGTAGCATTAATGATATTATCAATAACATACATAATAACAATAACGACACTTATACTAAGCTTCATACAAATAGTAGTATTAGTGAGATATAGCATGGCGAGTTTAAGGTATGTTAAGACCTATAGAAGGAACAATTTAAGTATCAAAAATATACCAGTGCACAAATTACCCTTTGTATCTATATTAATACCTATAAAGAACGAGAACGTATTAACAATAAAAAGAAACCTAGAGAACATAGCATCACTTAATTATCCCAGGGAATTACTTGAAGTGCTATACATAAGTGATGACCCTGAATATTACGTAAATGGGCTCACTAAGATAATAGGCTCTATGATGCATAAGTTGGGCGTAAACGCTAGGATAATACGTAGGGTAAATAATACTGGTTATAAGGGCGGTGCCCTAAATTATGGGATTAAGCATGCTAAAGGTGATGTTATTGCTGTATTTGATGTTGATACAATAATGCCTAGTGATTACTTAATGAAGGCTGTGAATGCGTTATTGAACGGTTATGATGCGATCACTGCTGTGTGGAAGGGTTATTACACGGTTGATAATGTTATTTCAAGGCTTTTGAAGTTCATGTATGATGTCTATAATGAAGTTTTCATAAGAGGTAGGTTCCTTAGTGGTGGTTTCCCAGCCATAACCGGTAATAACTTAGTGATCTGGAGAAAGGTATTATATTCTGTTAACGGCTTTTGCGAATGCACTGGTGAGGATCTTGATCTTAGTATAAAGTTGAGGTCGAGAGGGTATAAAGTTGGGCTAATAGATTCTGATGTTTACTGTGAGGTACCATATACATACCCATCATTTAAGAAACAATTTAGCAGATGGTTATTTAATAGTATATGGAATATGAAACATAACCTGAGTTTACTAATTACGTCTAATAAGACCACATTTTGGGAGAAGATTGATGGCTTGCTTTGGATGCTACAGTTTCCAAGCATGTCCTTTGCTGCATTATCAATTTTAGTAACAGTAATACTCTCAATAATAGGCGTTTTGGTACCACCAATATCAATACTATTTCTCGAGGCCATAAACGCAATCATCGTAATACCGCTAACCATAATCCTATTACTAATTAGTAGGCGTGTAGGTTATGGAATGTGGGACTTCATAACAAATGCCGTAAGGTCGGTACTACTTACGATACTTATGTCATTCCCAATGCTTGCATACTCAATAGAGTCATTATTAATTGATGAGTGGGAGTGGGTACCAACACCTAAGGGACAGTTAACCCATAGTTATTCCTTCCTAAAGGATTTAATTCATGAGCTATCGATTATTCTAGTACTTATTGCAGTGATGATTATTCTGGTATTAAGTAACCAGGTATTAACAACACTATACATAGCAAGTATATTGGCTATTCTCCTATACGGGTTTAAGCTAATAATACCGCACAGGTACTAG
- a CDS encoding geranylgeranyl reductase family protein: protein MGNTYDAIIVGAGPAGSMAAYVAARLGLRVLVIDRFRFPRMKPCGGGLTQKSVILLRSFGIDLNNVIRNTCNRVVIINNAGSFIITDNEPIISVVSRDEFDNYLLSNALEKGADYVNDRIIGINNGNDYVSVTGMNNSYIGKYVIAADGVNSIIAKSLGNNIRRNNAMAFMTIARGSYHNDLCIIDMTRMKWGYSWVFPRGDNEYDVGIGSIRWANYKTQLIKYVHDIGLREGAVLGHPIPIKPRENIISKRIALIGDAGGFADPTTGEGIFYAMYSGALAALALRYSSNPAEFANNYLRSIEPLIKNLSLAYYLSLGAYGVDHLVMGRLGISAFSMSNTKKLIKRIMRGNIWYYRVPASIIKFSLINGPKIILRKTLHG, encoded by the coding sequence ATGGGCAATACGTATGATGCTATTATAGTTGGTGCTGGTCCTGCCGGTTCTATGGCTGCTTACGTAGCAGCAAGACTTGGATTAAGGGTATTAGTTATTGATAGATTTCGTTTTCCAAGAATGAAACCCTGTGGTGGCGGATTAACTCAGAAATCTGTAATTTTATTGAGGAGTTTCGGTATTGACTTAAACAATGTCATTAGGAATACATGTAATAGAGTGGTTATTATTAATAATGCAGGTTCCTTCATCATTACCGACAATGAACCAATAATAAGTGTAGTTTCCAGAGATGAATTCGATAATTATCTATTATCCAATGCCCTAGAGAAGGGTGCTGATTACGTTAATGATAGAATAATTGGGATTAATAATGGTAATGATTACGTTAGTGTTACGGGTATGAATAATTCATACATCGGCAAATACGTAATTGCAGCAGATGGTGTTAATTCCATAATTGCCAAGAGCCTTGGTAATAATATACGGAGAAATAACGCAATGGCGTTCATGACAATAGCACGTGGGAGCTACCATAATGATTTATGTATTATAGATATGACAAGAATGAAATGGGGTTATTCATGGGTATTTCCAAGAGGTGATAATGAATATGATGTTGGTATTGGCTCAATACGTTGGGCTAATTATAAAACCCAACTCATTAAGTACGTACATGATATAGGACTAAGAGAAGGTGCAGTACTTGGCCATCCCATCCCAATTAAGCCTCGTGAGAATATAATCTCCAAACGCATAGCCTTAATTGGTGATGCAGGTGGATTTGCCGACCCAACTACAGGCGAGGGCATTTTCTACGCCATGTATAGCGGTGCATTAGCAGCACTAGCACTAAGGTATTCAAGTAACCCTGCAGAATTTGCAAATAATTATTTGAGAAGTATCGAACCATTAATTAAGAACCTATCATTGGCTTATTACTTATCGTTAGGCGCTTATGGAGTTGATCATTTAGTAATGGGAAGACTAGGAATAAGTGCATTTTCCATGTCAAATACTAAGAAATTGATCAAGAGAATAATGAGGGGAAATATATGGTATTATCGAGTACCAGCATCCATTATTAAATTCTCCTTAATAAATGGCCCGAAAATAATACTTAGAAAGACATTACACGGATAA
- a CDS encoding metallophosphoesterase: MDPLVIKEFLKENLNRIYDEFSTHESLLRITTSKAIIIGDLHGDFDTLLRVMDRFSPDKWTYIMLGDYVDRGEHQIETLYLALKLFLEHRAILLRGNHESPLTNYEYGFYMELLRKFSPRDGDSIYDRLKDVFSQMPISAVLNDKYFLVHGGLPINNVSIDSIAKLPKPDEIPSNEITFQLLWNDPSDDVKYYEQNIIRGPGTYVFGPVLTENFLNNSGLKMVIRGHEYTPQGYKWNHGNKVLTIFTSRAGPYNGTKPHMVLIDGGSLSIIDVSS; encoded by the coding sequence GTGGACCCTTTAGTAATTAAGGAATTCCTTAAGGAAAATCTTAATAGAATATATGATGAATTCAGTACCCATGAGTCGTTACTTAGGATTACGACGAGTAAAGCCATAATTATTGGTGATCTACATGGCGATTTTGATACATTATTACGAGTAATGGATAGGTTCTCACCAGATAAATGGACATACATAATGCTTGGAGATTATGTAGATAGAGGCGAGCACCAGATCGAGACGCTATACCTCGCATTAAAGTTGTTCCTTGAACATAGGGCTATACTATTAAGGGGTAATCATGAATCGCCATTGACTAATTATGAATACGGCTTCTACATGGAATTACTAAGGAAGTTTAGTCCTAGGGATGGCGATTCCATTTATGATAGGCTAAAGGACGTATTCTCACAAATGCCAATCTCAGCAGTTCTCAATGATAAGTACTTCCTAGTTCATGGGGGTTTACCAATAAATAACGTGAGTATTGATAGTATCGCCAAGCTTCCAAAGCCTGATGAAATACCTAGTAATGAAATAACATTTCAACTGTTATGGAATGATCCATCTGATGATGTTAAGTATTACGAACAAAACATTATTAGAGGCCCAGGAACATACGTATTCGGGCCTGTATTAACAGAGAATTTCCTTAATAATAGTGGATTAAAGATGGTGATTCGAGGACATGAATATACACCACAAGGCTACAAGTGGAACCATGGAAATAAGGTCTTAACAATATTCACTTCGAGAGCCGGTCCATATAATGGTACAAAGCCCCACATGGTGCTAATTGATGGTGGCTCGCTCAGTATTATTGATGTTTCCTCGTAG